A window of the Pirellulales bacterium genome harbors these coding sequences:
- the leuC gene encoding 3-isopropylmalate dehydratase large subunit, translating to MATASNKPRTMFEKIWDAHVVHAEHGKQAILYIDLHLVHEVTSAQAFEGLRLAGRPIRRPERTIATADHNIPTTDRSLPIADPISKQQIDTLRNNCREFGIRLYDLNDAKQGIVHIIGPELGLTQPGMTIVCGDSHTATHGALGALAFGIGTSEVEHVLATQTLLQSRPKTFELRIDGRLPRGVTAKDLILYLIGQITTDGGTGFVIEYTGSTIRGLSMAERLTICNMSIEAGARAGMIAPDQTTYDYLRGREFAPQRFDAAVAQWEKLPSDAGAIYDRVQVFQAADITPQVTWGTNPGQVAPVNTAVPDPAKFSSDDERKTAARALEYMDLKPGRPITSINVDRVFIGSCTNSRIEDLRAAAAVVRGYRVASTVEAMVVPGSGQVKQQAEAEGLDRVFRSAGFDWREAGCSMCLGMNPDILKPGQRCASTSNRNFEGRQGKGGRTHLVSPAMAAAAAVAGHFVDIRDWEFKE from the coding sequence ATGGCGACAGCTTCCAATAAACCGCGGACGATGTTCGAGAAGATTTGGGATGCCCACGTGGTGCATGCCGAACATGGTAAGCAGGCGATCCTCTACATCGATCTGCATCTGGTGCATGAAGTCACCAGCGCCCAAGCTTTCGAGGGGCTGCGGCTGGCGGGCCGCCCGATTCGCCGCCCGGAGCGAACGATCGCCACGGCCGACCACAATATCCCCACCACGGATCGCAGTCTGCCGATCGCCGATCCAATTTCAAAACAGCAGATCGACACACTGCGAAATAACTGCCGGGAATTCGGCATCCGCCTTTACGATCTCAACGACGCCAAGCAAGGGATCGTTCACATCATCGGCCCGGAACTCGGCTTGACGCAGCCGGGCATGACGATCGTCTGCGGCGACAGCCACACGGCCACTCATGGGGCGCTTGGGGCCTTGGCCTTCGGCATCGGCACGAGCGAGGTCGAGCACGTCTTGGCCACACAGACGCTGCTGCAATCGCGCCCTAAGACGTTCGAGCTGCGAATTGACGGCCGGCTGCCGCGCGGGGTTACGGCGAAGGATTTGATCCTTTACTTGATCGGCCAAATCACCACCGATGGCGGCACGGGTTTCGTGATCGAGTATACGGGCAGCACGATCCGTGGGCTGTCGATGGCCGAGCGGCTGACGATATGCAACATGTCGATCGAGGCGGGCGCAAGGGCCGGCATGATTGCACCCGATCAGACGACGTACGACTATCTCCGCGGCCGCGAATTTGCTCCGCAGCGATTCGATGCCGCGGTAGCTCAATGGGAAAAACTCCCGAGCGACGCGGGGGCGATTTACGACCGCGTCCAAGTTTTCCAGGCCGCGGATATCACGCCGCAAGTCACTTGGGGCACGAATCCGGGGCAAGTCGCGCCCGTCAATACGGCGGTGCCCGATCCCGCGAAGTTTTCCTCGGACGATGAACGAAAGACTGCGGCGCGGGCGCTTGAGTATATGGACCTCAAGCCGGGCCGGCCGATCACGTCGATCAACGTCGATCGCGTTTTCATCGGCTCGTGCACGAACAGCCGGATTGAGGATCTGCGGGCGGCGGCGGCGGTCGTCCGCGGTTATCGCGTCGCCAGCACGGTCGAGGCGATGGTCGTGCCGGGGAGCGGCCAAGTGAAGCAGCAAGCCGAAGCAGAGGGACTCGACCGAGTCTTCCGCAGCGCCGGGTTCGATTGGCGCGAGGCCGGATGCAGCATGTGCCTTGGCATGAACCCCGACATCTTGAAACCCGGTCAGCGCTGCGCCTCGACGAGCAATCGCAACTTCGAGGGACGGCAGGGCAAGGGGGGCCGCACGCATTTGGTCTCGCCCGCCATGGCCGCCGCCGCCGCCGTCGCCGGCCACTTCGTCGATATTCGCGATTGGGAGTTCAAGGAGTAA
- the leuD gene encoding 3-isopropylmalate dehydratase small subunit, with translation MQPFVKHTGLVAPMDRASVDTDQIIPKQFLKRIERTGFGQFLFFDWRFHDDGSDNPEFELNRPEYRGASVLLARRNFGCGSSREHAPWALADYGFRVLIAPSFADIFYNNCFKNGILPIRLDDATVNDLFGRAAKFPRYALTADLESCRLTDEHGLSLAFEIEAFRRNCLLNGLDDIGLTLAHEDKISGFEHSRETIVT, from the coding sequence ATGCAGCCTTTCGTCAAACATACCGGCCTCGTCGCTCCGATGGATCGCGCCAGCGTCGATACGGACCAGATCATTCCCAAGCAATTCCTCAAGCGAATCGAACGGACGGGCTTCGGGCAATTCCTGTTTTTCGATTGGCGGTTTCACGACGACGGCTCGGACAATCCCGAGTTTGAGCTGAATCGGCCCGAATACCGCGGGGCGAGCGTGCTCCTGGCGCGGCGGAATTTTGGCTGCGGATCGAGCCGCGAACATGCCCCGTGGGCGCTGGCCGATTATGGCTTCCGCGTGTTGATCGCCCCGAGCTTCGCCGACATCTTTTACAACAACTGCTTCAAGAACGGCATCCTGCCAATTCGACTCGACGATGCGACGGTGAATGACCTGTTCGGCCGAGCGGCGAAGTTCCCACGATATGCCCTGACGGCCGATCTCGAATCGTGCCGGTTGACGGACGAACATGGTCTTTCGCTGGCATTCGAAATCGAAGCGTTCCGGCGTAATTGCCTGCTTAACGGGCTGGACGATATCGGCTTGACGCTCGCGCACGAAGACAAGATTTCGGGATTCGAGCATTCCCGCGAGACTATAGTGACTTAG